Proteins encoded by one window of Micromonospora coxensis:
- a CDS encoding ABC transporter permease: MSVIAPASPPTPSPAVTPASVGVLDQLATFRAVLWRDLFVTGRELGAFFAQVFLQPLFMLLIFGKVLKDLGYASDDFANVLLPGVIALNAFLIGLENTALPMVMDFSFTREIEDRLLAPMAVPLVAFEKIVFGAIRGLVAGIVLIPIGMLMLGVTWPLSTVFQVLGVLVIGALVGAAMGLTFGTLVPPHRIQIMFTVTLTPLMFTGATQFPLRALDSLPWFQVICAINPLTYVSEATRSLVAPPGVQSVPLWLDLLVLAGVFVLFTTVGIRGFMRRAMD; this comes from the coding sequence GTGAGCGTCATCGCCCCCGCCAGCCCGCCCACGCCGTCGCCGGCCGTCACGCCCGCGTCGGTGGGAGTGCTGGACCAGCTCGCCACCTTCCGGGCGGTGCTCTGGCGCGACCTGTTCGTCACCGGCCGGGAGCTGGGCGCGTTCTTCGCCCAGGTGTTCCTCCAGCCGCTGTTCATGCTGCTGATCTTCGGCAAGGTGCTCAAGGACCTCGGGTACGCCAGCGACGACTTCGCCAACGTGCTGCTGCCCGGCGTGATCGCGCTCAACGCCTTCCTGATCGGCCTGGAGAACACCGCGCTGCCGATGGTGATGGACTTCTCCTTCACCCGGGAGATCGAGGACCGGCTGCTCGCGCCGATGGCCGTCCCGCTGGTCGCCTTCGAGAAGATCGTCTTCGGGGCGATCCGGGGCCTCGTCGCCGGGATCGTGCTCATCCCGATCGGCATGCTCATGCTCGGCGTCACCTGGCCGCTGTCGACGGTGTTCCAGGTGCTCGGGGTGCTGGTGATCGGGGCGTTGGTCGGCGCGGCCATGGGGCTGACCTTCGGCACCCTGGTCCCGCCGCACCGCATCCAGATCATGTTCACCGTGACCCTGACGCCGCTGATGTTCACCGGCGCCACCCAGTTCCCGCTGCGGGCCCTGGACTCGCTGCCCTGGTTCCAGGTCATCTGCGCGATCAACCCGCTGACCTACGTCAGCGAGGCCACCCGGTCACTGGTCGCCCCGCCGGGGGTCCAGTCGGTGCCGCTCTGGCTGGACCTGCTCGTCCTGGCCGGGGTGTTCGTGCTGTTCACCACCGTCGGCATCCGCGGCTTCATGCGCCGGGCGATGGACTAG
- a CDS encoding glycosyltransferase, which produces MTADDGVLLIVSSGSSGLFNPLLTLAGELKRRGTRRVRFACTDERRADIEGLPGDGDVRFLSLGPPRLEVRPEHWDDETHRRMSTGSRVDNFASYVDISVDYTHLHELYERCLELVDEVGPALAVVDSFASFGMDAMTTRGVPFVISVSVPPSNFLQDNLPPTYPVPLSGLPLHMSPGQQAANGRHREALLRTLMEPERLARNTAAAERRRAAGIDNVELRPSRYAEAAQALLAYTVFGLEYPFATAPAKLRMVGSMVPREIPASPDGADLRAWLDAHDSVVHIGFGTIMRPSAAQVAALVEVAARIGPEHHVLWKLPAERQRFLPPAADLPANLRIESWLPSQVEVLAHPHVRVFFNHAAANAVHEAAWFGVPQLVMPFWFDCHDGAVRVVDAGVALAVEHDDALDVADIVAKLRRLLTERTFADRAALWRRRLRQAGGVNAAADLVLRLRDEATRPVAAR; this is translated from the coding sequence GTGACGGCCGACGACGGCGTGCTGCTGATCGTCAGCTCGGGCAGCTCCGGGCTGTTCAACCCGCTGCTCACCCTGGCCGGCGAGCTGAAACGCCGGGGGACGCGGCGGGTCCGGTTCGCCTGCACCGACGAGCGCCGGGCCGACATCGAGGGCCTGCCGGGCGACGGGGACGTACGGTTCCTGTCGCTCGGCCCGCCCCGGCTCGAGGTACGCCCGGAGCACTGGGACGACGAGACCCACCGGCGGATGTCGACCGGCTCGCGGGTGGACAACTTCGCCAGCTACGTCGACATCTCCGTCGACTACACCCACCTGCACGAGCTCTACGAACGCTGCCTGGAACTCGTCGACGAGGTGGGGCCGGCGCTGGCCGTGGTCGACTCGTTCGCCTCGTTCGGCATGGACGCGATGACCACCCGGGGCGTCCCGTTCGTCATCAGCGTCTCGGTGCCGCCGTCGAACTTCCTGCAGGACAATCTGCCGCCGACGTACCCGGTGCCGCTGTCCGGCCTGCCGCTGCACATGAGCCCGGGCCAGCAGGCCGCCAACGGCCGCCACCGGGAGGCGCTGCTGAGGACCCTGATGGAGCCCGAGCGGCTGGCCCGCAACACCGCCGCCGCCGAGCGCCGCCGGGCCGCCGGGATCGACAACGTCGAGCTGCGCCCCTCCCGGTACGCCGAGGCGGCGCAGGCGTTGCTGGCGTACACGGTCTTCGGCCTGGAGTACCCGTTCGCCACCGCCCCGGCGAAACTGCGGATGGTCGGCTCGATGGTGCCCCGGGAGATCCCCGCGAGCCCGGACGGCGCCGACCTGCGCGCCTGGCTGGACGCCCACGACTCGGTCGTCCACATCGGATTCGGCACCATCATGCGCCCGTCGGCCGCCCAGGTGGCCGCGCTGGTCGAGGTGGCCGCCCGGATCGGGCCGGAGCACCACGTGCTGTGGAAGCTGCCGGCCGAGCGGCAGCGGTTCCTGCCGCCCGCCGCCGACCTGCCGGCCAACCTGCGCATCGAGTCGTGGCTGCCCTCGCAGGTCGAGGTCCTGGCCCATCCGCACGTCCGGGTGTTCTTCAACCACGCCGCCGCCAACGCCGTGCACGAGGCGGCCTGGTTCGGTGTGCCGCAACTGGTGATGCCGTTCTGGTTCGACTGCCACGACGGCGCGGTGCGGGTCGTCGACGCCGGGGTGGCGCTGGCCGTCGAGCACGACGACGCCCTCGACGTCGCCGACATCGTGGCCAAGCTGCGCCGGCTGCTCACCGAGCGGACCTTCGCCGACCGGGCGGCGCTGTGGCGCCGGCGGCTGCGGCAGGCCGGCGGGGTGAACGCCGCCGCCGATCTGGTGCTGCGGCTGCGTGACGAGGCGACCCGGCCGGTCGCCGCCCGCTGA
- a CDS encoding ATP-binding protein yields MLVQREEQIARLRRAFHACEEQQRGQVALVTGAVGSGKTSLLESFSEWTASAGGRAVAAAGSRAERGLPLGVLEQLLHSARFDDETSARLHGLVRDAVAVPLPEPGADASSAGDRAWAPLLHGLFTALLDLAGPGPLVLLVDDVHHADPASLHCLLYVTRRLRHAPIMVVLAEASALRPAHPLFRAELLSQPHFSRITLPPLTVDAIARLVDDEAGTARETAERCLSMTGGNPLLTRALIDERSPDGTDDPAPELAFGDAFDQAVLGCLYRHEPGVRRVAQALAVLNRPTPTDLLGHLLDMVPEAAVPAVRVLRTSGLMDSDQLRHPRILRSILADMSPEERRGMHQRAAEVLHEHGAEPTTVAEHLVAAGWADAGWTVPVLQDAAAHALASGRPDVAATCLRLVARAEVDEPQRAATAAMMVSARWQVNPLAVTGQLAHLVETVRAGRGPAGDALTAVPYLLWQGRAEEAAELVEGCTADDDGPTGASGRLRVMRLLLCLSHPEHLTNLRDAAGAGGRVGTGGPQLQALAALTAALTPTGEHDAVTAAEQMLHRHHGDDGTLPLLTAPLLALLWSGRADRVAVWGDLLLDRPAVRHAPVWRAVIRALRAEAALRLGDLPGAEDHARAALEDVPPPAWGVAVAGPLATLIACATEAGRFGEADRWLAQPVPPGMFRTPLGLHYLAARARHHLALGRPHAASADLRRCGELMRTWGVDVAGLAPWRLEMARVQLGIGNKTHATQLLQEQLRVPHGVDDRTRGRTLRLLATTAAPDHRRKLLSEAVNLLQSCGDRLELVRALGDTGQTLQRAGDSARARLLVRRAYQLAQDCGASVLAQRLVRREPGAGAPAGYPTAETPEPEDGLSEAERRVAALAAQGHTNRQISSKLFITVSTVEQHLTRVYRKLDVKRRTDLPARLVGHAEPLAEEVSGAAV; encoded by the coding sequence TGGGCAGCGGCAAGACGAGCCTGCTGGAGTCGTTCAGCGAGTGGACCGCGTCCGCCGGGGGGCGGGCGGTCGCCGCGGCGGGCTCCCGGGCGGAACGCGGGCTCCCGCTGGGGGTGCTGGAGCAGTTGCTGCACAGCGCGCGCTTCGACGACGAGACCTCGGCCCGGCTGCACGGCCTGGTGCGCGACGCCGTCGCCGTACCCCTGCCGGAGCCGGGCGCGGACGCGTCGTCCGCCGGGGACCGGGCCTGGGCGCCCCTGCTGCACGGGCTCTTCACCGCGCTGCTCGACCTCGCCGGCCCCGGACCGCTCGTGCTCCTCGTCGACGACGTGCACCACGCCGACCCCGCCTCCCTGCACTGCCTGCTCTACGTCACCCGCCGGCTGCGCCACGCCCCGATCATGGTGGTGCTCGCCGAGGCGTCGGCGCTGCGCCCGGCGCACCCGCTGTTCCGCGCCGAGCTGCTCAGCCAGCCGCACTTCTCCCGGATCACGCTGCCACCGCTGACCGTCGACGCCATCGCCCGCCTGGTCGACGACGAGGCCGGGACCGCCCGGGAGACCGCCGAGCGCTGCCTCAGCATGACCGGCGGCAACCCGCTGCTCACCCGCGCGTTGATCGACGAGCGGAGCCCGGACGGGACGGACGACCCGGCGCCGGAGCTCGCCTTCGGCGACGCCTTCGACCAGGCGGTGCTCGGCTGCCTCTACCGCCACGAGCCCGGCGTCCGGCGGGTCGCGCAGGCGCTGGCGGTGCTGAACCGGCCGACCCCGACGGACCTGCTCGGCCACCTGCTCGACATGGTGCCCGAGGCGGCCGTGCCGGCGGTACGGGTGCTGCGCACCTCGGGCCTGATGGACAGCGACCAGCTGCGCCACCCGCGGATCCTGCGCTCGATCCTGGCCGACATGTCCCCCGAGGAGCGGCGGGGCATGCACCAGCGGGCGGCCGAGGTGCTGCACGAGCACGGCGCGGAGCCGACCACGGTCGCCGAGCACCTGGTCGCCGCGGGCTGGGCGGACGCCGGCTGGACGGTGCCGGTGCTGCAGGACGCCGCCGCCCACGCGCTGGCCTCCGGACGGCCCGACGTGGCCGCCACCTGCCTGCGCCTGGTGGCCCGCGCCGAGGTGGACGAGCCGCAGCGGGCCGCCACCGCCGCGATGATGGTCAGCGCCCGCTGGCAGGTCAACCCGCTGGCCGTCACCGGGCAGCTCGCCCACCTGGTGGAGACCGTCCGCGCCGGGCGGGGGCCCGCCGGAGACGCGCTGACCGCCGTGCCGTACCTGCTCTGGCAGGGGCGGGCGGAGGAGGCCGCCGAGCTGGTCGAGGGCTGCACGGCCGACGACGACGGACCCACCGGCGCGTCCGGCCGGCTGCGCGTCATGCGGCTGCTGCTCTGCCTCTCCCACCCCGAGCACCTGACGAACCTGCGCGACGCCGCCGGCGCCGGCGGCCGGGTGGGCACCGGCGGTCCCCAGTTGCAGGCGCTGGCCGCGCTCACCGCGGCGCTGACCCCGACCGGCGAGCACGACGCCGTCACCGCCGCCGAGCAGATGCTGCACCGGCACCACGGCGACGACGGGACCCTGCCCCTGCTGACCGCGCCGCTGCTGGCCCTGCTCTGGTCGGGCCGCGCCGACCGGGTCGCCGTCTGGGGTGACCTGCTGCTCGACCGGCCGGCCGTACGGCACGCCCCGGTGTGGCGGGCGGTGATCCGGGCGCTGCGGGCCGAGGCGGCGCTGCGCCTGGGTGACCTGCCCGGCGCCGAGGACCACGCCCGGGCGGCGCTGGAGGACGTCCCGCCGCCGGCCTGGGGGGTGGCCGTCGCCGGGCCGCTGGCCACGCTGATCGCCTGCGCGACCGAGGCCGGCCGGTTCGGTGAGGCCGACCGCTGGCTGGCCCAGCCGGTGCCCCCGGGCATGTTCCGCACCCCGCTCGGCCTGCACTACCTGGCCGCCCGGGCGCGGCACCACCTGGCGCTGGGCCGCCCGCACGCGGCGAGCGCCGATCTGCGCCGCTGCGGCGAGCTGATGCGCACCTGGGGCGTGGACGTGGCCGGGCTGGCGCCGTGGCGGCTGGAGATGGCCCGGGTGCAGCTGGGCATCGGCAACAAGACGCACGCCACCCAGCTGCTGCAGGAGCAGCTGCGGGTGCCGCACGGCGTGGACGACCGGACCCGGGGCCGTACGCTGCGGCTGCTCGCCACCACCGCCGCCCCCGACCACCGGCGCAAGCTGCTCTCCGAGGCGGTCAACCTGCTCCAGTCCTGCGGGGACCGGCTGGAGCTGGTCCGGGCCCTCGGCGACACCGGCCAGACCCTGCAACGGGCCGGCGACTCGGCGCGGGCCCGGCTGCTGGTCCGCCGGGCGTACCAGCTCGCGCAGGACTGCGGGGCGTCGGTGCTGGCCCAGCGGCTGGTCCGCCGCGAGCCGGGCGCCGGCGCGCCGGCCGGGTACCCGACGGCGGAGACCCCGGAGCCGGAGGACGGGCTGAGCGAGGCCGAGCGCCGGGTGGCCGCGCTGGCCGCCCAGGGGCACACCAACCGGCAGATCTCCAGCAAGCTGTTCATCACGGTCAGCACCGTGGAGCAGCACCTGACCCGGGTCTACCGCAAGCTGGACGTCAAGCGCCGCACCGACCTGCCGGCCCGGCTCGTCGGGCACGCCGAGCCGCTGGCCGAGGAGGTCTCCGGCGCGGCGGTGTGA